From a single Gracilimonas sp. genomic region:
- a CDS encoding alpha/beta fold hydrolase, giving the protein MHFKVLAILLIIISGLSLNVLGQNMEGNSQINSKVLILHGYGASSNDHWFQWLKEELRMRNFEASIVEFPNSSNPDPAEWLKTLDEEIKNYDKNVYIIAHSLGCVTVLQHLQKGRVENNDIELGGLILVSGFLEPLPKLPELNTFLTPEIKTDSLQKITESVVVIGAKNDPIVPYDHIENLAHRLNAKMIELETGGHFLKSDGYREFPKVLSEVEKITTKN; this is encoded by the coding sequence ATGCATTTTAAAGTACTAGCTATACTGCTCATAATAATTTCAGGTCTATCATTAAATGTACTAGGTCAAAATATGGAAGGGAATAGTCAAATAAATTCAAAGGTACTTATTCTACATGGTTATGGGGCAAGTTCAAATGATCATTGGTTCCAATGGTTAAAGGAAGAGCTTCGTATGAGAAATTTTGAAGCAAGCATAGTGGAATTCCCAAACTCTTCTAATCCAGATCCTGCTGAATGGTTGAAAACTCTTGACGAAGAGATCAAAAATTATGATAAAAATGTCTACATAATAGCCCATAGCCTTGGTTGTGTAACAGTGTTACAACATCTACAAAAGGGGAGAGTAGAGAATAATGATATTGAATTGGGCGGGCTGATTTTAGTTTCTGGTTTTCTAGAACCACTTCCTAAGCTTCCTGAACTGAATACTTTTTTAACCCCTGAAATAAAAACTGATAGTCTGCAAAAAATCACGGAGTCAGTGGTAGTAATTGGAGCTAAGAATGATCCAATAGTACCATATGATCATATCGAAAACTTAGCCCATAGATTAAATGCAAAAATGATTGAGCTTGAAACCGGGGGGCATTTCTTGAAATCAGATGGGTATAGAGAATTCCCGAAAGTTCTATCTGAGGTGGAAAAAATCACAACAAAAAATTGA
- a CDS encoding N-acetyltransferase, with amino-acid sequence MIKVLQERPEHIDTISSLTIKAFPSNAEANLIDKLREKLTNFYSFVAIKDGEVIGHILFTPVYLDGPENNISIFGLGPMAVLPKYQKSGVGSKLVRRSLKFLKKQEIDAVVVLGHKEYYSKFGFESSAKYGVKSEFDVPDDVFMIKFLNRDFKSILKGTIKYDELFSKV; translated from the coding sequence ATGATAAAAGTGTTACAAGAAAGACCCGAGCATATTGATACTATCTCAAGTTTAACTATTAAGGCATTTCCAAGTAATGCTGAAGCCAATTTGATTGATAAGCTTAGAGAAAAGCTCACAAACTTTTACTCATTTGTAGCTATTAAAGATGGAGAAGTTATTGGTCACATTTTATTTACTCCAGTTTATCTTGACGGTCCGGAAAATAATATTTCAATCTTTGGTTTAGGTCCGATGGCCGTTTTACCGAAATACCAAAAAAGTGGGGTAGGATCAAAGTTAGTTAGAAGAAGTTTGAAATTTCTAAAGAAGCAAGAGATTGATGCAGTGGTTGTACTAGGGCATAAAGAGTATTATTCCAAATTTGGCTTTGAGTCATCTGCCAAATATGGAGTTAAGTCTGAATTTGATGTTCCAGACGATGTATTCATGATAAAGTTCCTAAACAGAGATTTTAAAAGCATTCTAAAGGGGACTATTAAGTACGATGAACTATTTAGTAAGGTCTAA